CACAAAACCTTCACGTTTGCCATTTATAACCCCtctgtgtttattattttttaataataggcGCATAGCTGCATGTTACctcaaaaaatgtatgaaactCTTGCTGTACACAAGCCTTATTGCATGCGTTATGATTATATTGAGCATATAGCTTTATGTGCTTTCAgtcaaaaaaattacattccACACTCCAAACACCAGATACAAGGCATCAAAGAACTTTGCTTTATGCATATTCTGCATGTTATATGAATGTAGATCACAGCCACGGGCTTCAGGATATTTCAAGCACAAAGGCAATAAGACGGCCATTCACAAGCCAAACACATTTATGAGTGATTTCTCTGTTTCTCCTGTAATGGAACAACAAGAGCGATGGTGCAATAGAGAAAACCCTCAACGATGAATGTGAAATGGAGTATGATAAAGTATTCAGGGTTGCTAATTCGGTTTCCATCTTCTCCAGTTACCATTATTTCCCCTATCGGCTTAAATGAAAAAGTGAGAAGATCTAATTGCACACAGTAAAGTGATACATCTTAGTCACTTACTGAAAGTGAGAGTTCAGTCACCTCAGAGTTGCGCTTGTACCCTGTACTGATTTCAGATACCCCCCCTGGTCATGCAAATTATATTCTTTATTGCTGAGCATTCATAAATCGCGGCCTTTTTTGGCATTCGCTGGAAGTCACCTGCCGTCTCTACGCTATCTGTACAATTTTCTTTCCAGTCCATCATATTCTTATTGGGTTACTCTCAGGTCTTCCCCGCGTTCACGAtgtcattgtgtttttattcagacAACTGCAAGTCTTGAATTGCACTTTACATTACAGCTCAAGGAAAGGTACAAAAATATAAGGTCTGtatataaaatctaaaaacatcTTACATGatcaacattattttattaattaataattcATTAACTATTATTCTAACTCTTGTTAATGACCAAAAGATGTTGTCACTAATGGAAAATGTCCAAATCCAAGCCCTTTATAAAATAACAGAGCATATGATTGCCACAAGGACAAATAACAAAAGGCATTTGAGGTTACTGTTCACACAGAGGGTCACTAGCACTGCAGAATGGAAATACCAGCCAGCGTTGTGACCTCTTCCCATCTGCTAGCTGCAGTCACCTGAGAATTACGTCGCTTTCTGTACATCAATTATCCATGACAACACAAAAAGTGCTGCAATATATAGTACAACAAACACGGTGAACTGCAACGCAAACCAAAGAGAGCAGCGCTGTCAGATAGCTTTGTGTTTATCAAATCTATTTTGACAACTATATAATGTTTTGATGCATGAGGTGCATCATTTTTGCTATATTGGGgtgttaaataaaacatcataaaatacttctagttATTGTCACACAATAAACACTTTCAAATTAAGTTCTTAATTCTGATTGGAGCCTAAAATCTCAGCTTTGAAAAATTGGTGACATTTTGTCTAAAGTAATGAActgtaatgtattaaaatgtCCCCAATGAAACAATGGCCATATTCTTGAGCTTTGCCCTGTGCCATTCacaatgaaaatgaattttaGTTCTAAATAAGGGGTTGTGTTATTACTTGTATTATTACTCTTCTTTCACTGCTCCTCCCTAATGGGTGTGAGTAACAGATGTAGCTGTGAGACTCTGATTACAGAAGGGATGATGTCATGCATAGTATGATGCTTTCACCTATACTTTGTTGGTACCACAAATAGGCTTGTGAAGTGTGACTACAGTTGTGCGTACGTTAGTGTGAGTTTAGTTAGTGTTGGTGTGTTTCAAGAGCATGTTTTCATGCCTCTGTTGACTGCTGAATACCGCCTCCTCCTGGTGAACTATAACTAGAGAAGAAAACGTGTCTACTCTCAGTGAATTCATATTGCGTTCTAtcgttatttttattgtagttttaaacGTATAAAGTTACGTGTTTCCCCTATATTATTGAATTTAtctttttaatacaaaataaataaaatgaaacaaaaaattatatagaTCGCTGTGCCATTCCATTATTTGTTGCACTATTTGTTCCACTGTAGCCTCGGAACGAAAATACTTATAAACTATTATACTTGTTAGTTTACAAATTTtatccattaaaataaaaataacaatatatacaaaattatattaaaaaacaataaaaactgaGTTCGACCATATCTTTGGCTCGACTTGCGGCGGAAAGCACCCCCTGTCGGAGGACACCTTCGCGTCTCCGCACTCTCTTTTGAAAGGATCTTTTATTTCAATTTCCTGGCTTGTTGTGATATATTGGAAACACTTGTACACTTTGAAATATTTAGGTTTAAGTCTATTACATATTAAACAAAACTCGTAAACGGCAAATATTTTTGTAACTTCCCAGTAGACACAAACTCTGTGATTGGTCCATCCTGACCACCAGCTGATTAATGTTTGCACGTGACCACACCAACTTTGAACTGCTTTAGCAGCGGTTTGGACAATAATTACTAAAATACAATGGCAAATACTGACCAAGCGATTGCAAAGCGTTCACATAAACAATATATgaataacaaaataagaaacgGAGGCAAAACTCTCGTCGTCCAATGACCAAATAGTTGAATAACAACGCGTGACTGTCAGCAGACCGGAGAGATGGACACAACACAGGTAGTGTTAACGTTAACTGTTAACTTAAACGACATTCTGTCAGTGGTGACGATAGACGTTTATATAAGCGTTGTTTATTTGGTCCATTACTGACCCTTAAACTAGACCCTAACGTTAGTCAGCATTTAAGCACAGCCCTTTGAACCTTCCTGTTTTGGGATTGACCCTTCGTGAATCcacaaaccaaaaacaaaatgtcTGTGCCCTATGGTCAAGCTTTAGTCAATCATTACTCATTCTGTACACAGCTCTAGTGTAATGCACGTCAGATAGCGCGTGCAGGATTGTTGTGCAAAAGTGTTGTAGGCAGTGTGCTGGTaagttaaaatataatataaagtgTTGAGGTGTTATTTGAACAGAGAATGCTATTTTACATTGattaattttctgtttttacgTATATTTGCATTAAATcatgtctttgcattgacttccATCAAAGTTAGTTTCGGCTACTTTGAAAAGTTTTTAGActcttatttgtatgttttgtgagAGGCGTCCGGAGTACTTTAATGATATtaacaacatttatatttaggTAATGTGTTAAATAATATGACGTTTATGTCATAATACTAATACAACactaatatacatttattatttattacccAATATATCTGTCATGCTGATAAATTAATATTAGGAATATTGTCTTGTAactcaaacaacaacaaattcaCAACCAATATTTATCAATCATTGGGGATGAAAACCTGTGTAAttgattattaataaatgtttttttacccaCAGGAACTGTGTGGCTGTTCTCCTTTGGTGTGGATAGTTTAATCTGTTTATGGCTCAGATTCTCGCCCTCTCTCGCCCTCTTCACCTGTGGCGTCCACCGTGGATGGGGTTAGCTTCATTACACTCTCGCAGTATGTCATCATTAGAGAAGCGAGCCCGAGCCGTGTTTTCTGCAGCGGTTGAAAGTGTGCAGCCAGACATAGTGGTCCGGAGGGGCCTGAAGCGAGATGGGAACAAATTACTAGTGGGTGATCAAAGTTTCACACTTAGCAATAATCTCTATGTGGTGGGCTTTGGTAAAGCAGTCCTGGGGATGGCGGCAGAGACGGAAAGAATTGTTGGGGATCATCTAGTTAAAGGAGTGGTCAGTGTGCCTCAAGGTATCCAGAATACACTACGGAATCATGGGAAACAGTAAGTATTTTTGCGTTGATGTTTAATATTGATCTTTTTTATGTGCGATTGTTGAACAAAGATTTTTCTACCTTTTATGACACCATGCATGTTCATTCAGGTTGCACAAAGTTCCATGTGGAAGTCACTAAGAAACTGTTGTGTAACTATGTCTTTTTCAGGAGGATGCTGCTTGAGGACAgcagtaaaattacagtaatggAAGGAGCAAAGCACAATTTACCAGATGAAAATGCCCAGAGGTCAGCTGAGTGTATTCAAGAACTGACCAGCGGCCTGACCGAGAAAGATCTGCTTCTTGTGCTCATCTCTGGTACTGTGACTCATCCATAAATCTATAAAATCATTTCAGATGATTCCTATCATCATATTCTTTTATAAATTCCACAACTTTTATAATCATGCAGGGTCTTCCTGTGCAAAATAATCAGTTGCTCTTTTTAAAGTACTATTTACGATATATGTTGAAAAACCGCAATAGAAATGTTTGACATTTCATCTTTGTACTATACACATATATAGGTGGCGGCTCTGCTCTTTTACCTGCTCCAGCTCCACCCATGTCCTTACAGGAGAAACAGGATGTGACACGGCGTCTTGCAGCGGCAGGCGCCACAATACAGGAGTTAAATACAGTCCGACGGGGCCTGTCCTTTTTAAAGGGTGGAGGCCTTGCCCAATGTGCCTACCCAGCCCAGGTAACACTATGATTTAaagtacataaaataataaagatcCAGTGAAATTGATTTAATGTGTAGCATGACCCTGTGATGCTAAATATTTACTTTAACACTGAAATTATATCTTCTCTAAGGTGGTGGCTTTGATTTTATCAGATGTCATTGGAGATCCCCTGGATTTGATAGCCAGCGGTCCAACGGTTAGAAGTGAGACACGGCCAGAGGAGGTCTGGGCTATCTTTGATCGTTATAAACTCTCTGATTCTCTACCTTCTTCTGTGAAAGAGGTGCTTAGTAAAACCGTCCAGCTGCAAGAACAGCCACAAGAGTTCAAAGATCACGTTTTAAACATTGTGATTGGCTCAAACACTACTGCTCTTGAGTGTGCCAGCCACAGGGCCTGTGAGTTAGGGCTCCGGCCTGTGATTCTGTCCCCAGCGGTGTGTGGTGACGTCCGCTCTGTTGCACGACTCTATGGTCTGCTCTCGCGTTTTGCATGCTCCCCAGGGAAGGAACCTCCTCCAGAGCTTGCTGCACAGATCCTCCAAATGGGACCAGAGGTTGGGGTTGAAAGCTGGGACTTATGTCGTACATTGACCGTACTGGAAAAGGAGAGGAAGGAAGGCTGGGGTGCTACCTGTCTGCTGGCTGGAGGAGAACCCACTGTGCAGCTGACAGGAAGGGGCAGGGGAGGAAGAAACCAGGAGCTGGCCCTGCAGGTGGGCCTTGAGCTTTGTGGTGAATTGAGGAGTGGTGCAGTATTCCTCAGTGGAGGAACCGATGGCCAGGACGGTCCCACTGATGCTGCTGGTGCAGTCACTGATGGGGAACTGATGGATGAGACCAATACTCAAGGTCTGGACGTTGATAGCACGCTTACAAATAATGATTCATTCACGTTTTTCTCACAGCTCTCTGAAGGGCGACGGTTACTCATGCCTGGACTGACAGGCACCAATGTGATGGATGTGcatgttatgctgctgcctccACCAGCTCTTTGATTCTAGATAGATTTGTGTGGTAATTTTGGAGGGATAAACTGTGGTTGTTTTTATAAGGCAGTCAattggaaatgtattttttaattattggaAAATGTATGAATTAAATGTAAATCCTATTAAAcagatacaaacacacataactaaacacaaatagtttttatttgatttactgcAAAAACCGAGCAGTCGACACCTGAAAGCATACTTGATGTCTTAAATCTGTATAGTATGATTTTCTTACATCACCAAAATCCGATCTGATTTCTACAAACAGACCAACTGATTAAACATTTGGGACCATTGTTTTGTCAAGCAACTTTATGTTGTCATTTGATTTCTACACACTCTTAGAATTCAAATCGTGCTtccaaaacaattaaaaagccAGAGCTAGATGTCATGTTCCATTAACACTTTTTTTCATGACACAGCTACAGTCTGCATGAGTTCGAGCACATGTACATGCATTTTGACCTCAAGTACCACAGTCTGTCACAGACACAGCACATCACAGGTATCAAGGTAGTTTGTGCTCTCAGTACAGTCACTGTACATCACTCACGGTGGGTTTTCATTCCATCACCAGCTGCACTCTCCCTAGAACAAACAGAAAAGAAGTGATGGTAAAAATCATAGTTGATACTACTTTTAGTTTTTCCACACTTTAAATGTAAGGTCAAATAAAGTGTATTGCATTTTGGGATACAAAATAATACCCACCATTGTATATTAAACATTTGCAAATGTTGTTAACCACCTTGAATTATAACACACAACATTTGTAGTGAACTGAAACCGACAAGCCATAATGCTGATAAACTGTAtatgcaaaatataaataaacacaatcttTCCTATAAATTAAAGCAAAGGACAGTTATTTTCCAATGTGCATACCCGATGACTCTGCTGAAAAGAAAGCAAcaacaacagaaaccattacatgAATTCTGGTTACAATGGACATTGCGTTTGTTGTAATGGAAAATATAATGATATCTGTAGGTCTCTATTGGTAATTAATTTGTTGTCTATTAAAGCACCATCAAATCGAACATGAATCTAAAACATTTCGTAATGGTTTCAAGGGTACACAGCTGATGTTATTTGtattggaaaccattagaatctgattttttttagcAGGGGTTGGTGTCACTTACCATCCTCCCATGTGAGGGGCTGTGTCAGGGGTCCCACCATTCTGTCCTCCAGTACCTAAGAAATATCTATATTTACTATTTAATTAACAACTTAATCAAATTAGACCGAGTCACACAAGCAGCGTTTCCTTACTCCGCACAATCCATTTGCACCTGCCGAAGAGTCTATACTCACCCTGTCTGTAGTACATATCGTTGACAGTGTTCCCGTACACTTTCCACGCAAAGTGGATCGCTATGAGACTCAGGATAAGCCAGCTGAACAGTATTTTAAACACTGCCACTCTCATGTCGTTGGCCAGCCAGTCGTCCACAAACTCAGACAGAAAGGACACCAGACTGTCAACCATCCGAGAGACGAATTCAAAATCCCACGTTTCCTCCATACTGCAGTTTGGTATCTCACATGGTCGGGGCAAATTTCAAATTACACACCTAAAAGAGATTGAGGAAACATATATTTTAGCCTTCATCTTTGAAGTAAACAAAGCTGAGCCGCGGTCTTCTTCTCAGAGCTAACTGTAAGCTCGAACGTACTTGTGAGACATCATCGCCATCTGTCGGTCTGGAGGAAGGGCTTTCTGTATACTAAAAGCCAAATATTGTAAACTATACAAATTCATCCAACTAGAAATTGTCATATGACATCTAGATTTTAATATCTAGCTTTTAACAACTTTGCAGCGCAAATAACACATATTTTGTACATGGACCTACCcagaacaaaatatttactcagaAGATCAAGATACATGCAGTAGCCTAAAGTGGGAACTGtttttaaagtccccatgaaatcaaaattgaatTTTTGATTTTTATTACGAGTATGCTAGCCTTAAGGATATCTGTAAAATTAGTGTGCTCCAAAACATTCAACATGACAACACTCGCATTAAGAAGATATACCGTGATAGCACACAAACATCTGGTAAACGTCTATttaatgtctgcatttacatctgcaagacatagtTTACTCATGTGCAATACGTCtatgagacgtctgctgtcagatgtcatatggACATGTATAAGaagtctgtaagatgtttatggtttagaatggatgtaaaactgctctttctaagatgtttagcagatgttatTATACTGCAGATGTTAGATCCCCTGGGGCCTCTTTTATAGAACGTGTGAACGCACAGATTTGATTGTAAAGCGTGCGTAAGCAAAAATCCACAGcaacgttcatatttataaaaacggtATTTGACGTGTGAAAGTGTTTAGCGCCACATCAGGGTCTGAGTAGTCTCGCGTTGCCAGACCTTCATACTGAACCCAAGAGGCTATATGACTGACAGgcaaagcaaccaatcacgtttcgttttgtgccacgTCATGTTTAGAGACGTGGAAgcgtccccgcagtaacagaccagtgtacagtatattcacGAAGGTGtaaaaagttaacagcaacaaaattatTCTAAATTTATGCCGTGAACCCCatatacttttaagaattaagcgtttagtcgatcgtgatgaattcctatagcaaccgttgtaaacatctcccggaaatcctgtgaaatttaaccaatcagatgacgacttcgaacgtgctgaagtgtttacagaaaagtgtgccttatgcatcagacgtttagccaactgTCCGTGGGCATGACGTTTGAGGCTGAGACTAGGGTCTGAGCAGATGTTGTATgcacttttgcttgtccgagtgctgcaggtttttggaaatataagtcattattttttatagatttatagTTTTCACATCGGTTAGAGAGGTGTAGGCTACACGCGTTTTCTTTGCGTACGTTCGTTCTATGAATCACAAGTAtgcactttgagaaatgatcataaaatcaaatgttagacggtttctacgcaacattttataaatgaggccccagatctttagc
The Triplophysa rosa linkage group LG7, Trosa_1v2, whole genome shotgun sequence genome window above contains:
- the glyctk gene encoding glycerate kinase: MAQILALSRPLHLWRPPWMGLASLHSRSMSSLEKRARAVFSAAVESVQPDIVVRRGLKRDGNKLLVGDQSFTLSNNLYVVGFGKAVLGMAAETERIVGDHLVKGVVSVPQGIQNTLRNHGKQRMLLEDSSKITVMEGAKHNLPDENAQRSAECIQELTSGLTEKDLLLVLISGGGSALLPAPAPPMSLQEKQDVTRRLAAAGATIQELNTVRRGLSFLKGGGLAQCAYPAQVVALILSDVIGDPLDLIASGPTVRSETRPEEVWAIFDRYKLSDSLPSSVKEVLSKTVQLQEQPQEFKDHVLNIVIGSNTTALECASHRACELGLRPVILSPAVCGDVRSVARLYGLLSRFACSPGKEPPPELAAQILQMGPEVGVESWDLCRTLTVLEKERKEGWGATCLLAGGEPTVQLTGRGRGGRNQELALQVGLELCGELRSGAVFLSGGTDGQDGPTDAAGAVTDGELMDETNTQGLDVDSTLTNNDSFTFFSQLSEGRRLLMPGLTGTNVMDVHVMLLPPPAL
- the tcta gene encoding T-cell leukemia translocation-altered gene protein homolog, with product MEETWDFEFVSRMVDSLVSFLSEFVDDWLANDMRVAVFKILFSWLILSLIAIHFAWKVYGNTVNDMYYRQGTGGQNGGTPDTAPHMGGWESAAGDGMKTHRE